Proteins encoded by one window of Winogradskyella sp. PG-2:
- a CDS encoding citrate synthase, translating to MSDKATLEINGDKYEFPVVIGTENEVAIDIKKLRGATGGVITIDPGYKNTGSCESAITFLDGEKGILRYRGYSIEELAEKADFLEVAYLLIFGELPNKEQLDKFHEDIKSHAVVDDDIKKILDAFPKSAHPMGVLSSLTSALTAFNPSSVDVDSEEDMYNSIVRILGKFPVLVAWTMRKKHGLPLDYGDNKLGYVENVLKMMFKSPNSDYEQNPILINALDKLLILHADHEQNCSTSTVRITGSSHAGLFVSLSAGISALWGPLHGGANQAVLEMLEAIKEDGGDTKKYMAKAKDKSDPFRLMGFGHRVYKNFDPRAKIIKVAANEVLGDLGVEDPILDIARGLEKEALEDQYFVDRKLYPNVDFYSGIIYRAMGIPVEMFTVMFALGRLPGWIAQWREMRLRKEPIGRPRQLYTGETYRAFKTIDKR from the coding sequence ATGTCAGATAAAGCTACCCTAGAGATTAATGGTGATAAGTATGAATTTCCTGTAGTTATAGGCACAGAAAATGAAGTTGCGATTGATATAAAAAAGTTACGTGGCGCCACAGGAGGAGTTATAACCATAGATCCAGGTTATAAAAATACTGGAAGTTGTGAAAGTGCCATTACCTTTCTTGATGGTGAAAAGGGTATCTTAAGATATAGAGGTTATTCGATTGAAGAGCTTGCTGAAAAAGCAGACTTTTTAGAAGTAGCCTATTTATTAATTTTTGGTGAATTACCTAATAAAGAACAGTTAGATAAGTTTCATGAAGATATAAAATCTCATGCGGTTGTAGACGACGATATCAAGAAGATTTTAGACGCGTTTCCAAAATCTGCTCATCCAATGGGTGTTTTATCTTCTCTAACTAGTGCTCTTACTGCATTTAACCCATCTTCGGTTGATGTAGATTCTGAAGAAGATATGTATAATTCTATTGTTAGAATTTTAGGAAAATTTCCAGTACTTGTTGCTTGGACAATGCGTAAGAAGCATGGTTTACCTTTAGATTATGGTGATAACAAATTAGGTTATGTAGAGAATGTATTGAAGATGATGTTTAAAAGTCCAAATAGTGATTACGAGCAAAATCCAATTTTAATCAATGCTTTAGATAAATTATTAATTCTTCATGCAGACCATGAGCAAAACTGTTCTACATCTACAGTAAGAATAACAGGTTCTTCTCATGCAGGTTTATTTGTATCACTTTCTGCAGGAATTTCTGCACTTTGGGGACCATTACATGGTGGAGCGAATCAAGCCGTATTAGAAATGCTTGAAGCAATCAAAGAGGATGGAGGAGATACTAAAAAGTATATGGCTAAAGCGAAAGATAAAAGTGACCCTTTTCGTTTAATGGGCTTTGGTCATCGTGTATATAAGAACTTTGATCCAAGAGCTAAGATTATTAAAGTTGCGGCAAACGAAGTATTAGGAGATTTAGGAGTAGAAGACCCAATTTTAGACATTGCAAGAGGACTAGAAAAGGAGGCTTTAGAAGATCAGTATTTTGTAGATAGAAAATTATATCCAAACGTAGATTTTTACTCTGGTATTATTTATAGAGCAATGGGAATTCCTGTAGAAATGTTTACAGTGATGTTTGCTTTAGGGCGTTTACCAGGTTGGATTGCTCAATGGAGAGAAATGCGCTTACGTAAAGAGCCTATAGGTAGACCAAGACAATTATATACTGGTGAAACTTACAGAGCATTTAAGACAATAGATAAAAGATAA
- the rpsD gene encoding 30S ribosomal protein S4 has protein sequence MARYTGPKTKIARKFGQAIFGDDKAFEKRNYPPGQHGANKRRGKKSEYAIQLMEKQKAKYTYGVLEKQFRNMFKKATAAQGITGEVLLQLCESRLDNVVFRMGVSPTRSGARQLVSHRHITVNGQKVNVPSYQLKAGDVVGVREKSKSLEAIQNSLANSSNVYEWITWNNDTMEGTYVAVPARIQIPEQINEQFIVELYSK, from the coding sequence ATGGCAAGATATACTGGTCCTAAAACTAAAATAGCTCGTAAATTCGGACAAGCTATATTCGGAGATGATAAAGCCTTCGAAAAAAGAAATTACCCTCCTGGACAGCACGGAGCTAACAAGAGAAGAGGTAAAAAATCTGAATATGCAATCCAATTAATGGAGAAGCAAAAAGCAAAATATACTTATGGTGTATTAGAAAAGCAATTCAGAAATATGTTTAAAAAAGCAACTGCTGCCCAAGGTATTACTGGTGAAGTATTACTACAATTATGTGAATCTCGTTTAGATAACGTGGTTTTCAGAATGGGTGTATCTCCAACAAGAAGCGGTGCTAGACAATTAGTTTCTCACAGACACATTACGGTTAACGGTCAAAAGGTAAATGTACCTTCTTACCAATTAAAAGCTGGTGATGTTGTAGGTGTTAGAGAAAAATCTAAATCATTAGAAGCTATTCAAAACTCATTAGCTAATTCTAGCAATGTTTACGAATGGATTACTTGGAATAATGACACAATGGAAGGTACCTATGTAGCTGTTCCTGCGAGAATTCAGATTCCAGAACAAATCAACGAGCAATTCATCGTTGAACTTTACTCTAAATAA
- the rplQ gene encoding 50S ribosomal protein L17, which translates to MRHGKKFNHLGRQTAHRKAMLANMACSLIEHKRINTTVAKAKALKQFVEPMITKSKSDTTHNRRIVMAKLRQKDAVAELFRDVAPKIGDRPGGYTRIIKLGNRLGDNADMAMIELVDYNELYNAGKPEKKTTRRSRRGGKKATITPPVETKASNEEE; encoded by the coding sequence ATGAGACACGGAAAAAAATTCAATCACTTAGGAAGACAAACAGCGCATAGAAAGGCGATGTTAGCTAATATGGCATGTTCTTTAATAGAGCATAAGCGTATTAATACAACAGTTGCGAAGGCTAAAGCTTTAAAACAATTTGTTGAGCCAATGATTACAAAATCTAAGTCAGATACAACACATAACAGACGTATTGTTATGGCTAAACTAAGACAAAAAGATGCTGTTGCAGAATTGTTTAGAGATGTTGCACCTAAGATTGGTGATCGTCCAGGAGGTTATACACGTATCATTAAATTAGGAAACAGATTAGGTGATAACGCTGATATGGCAATGATAGAGTTAGTTGATTATAATGAGCTTTATAATGCTGGTAAGCCAGAAAAGAAAACAACACGTAGAAGTAGAAGAGGTGGTAAGAAAGCTACTATAACTCCACCAGTGGAGACTAAAGCTTCAAACGAAGAAGAATAA
- the infA gene encoding translation initiation factor IF-1 has protein sequence MAKQAAIEQDGTIIEALSNAMFRVELENGHIVTAHISGKMRMHYIKLLPGDKVKLEMSPYDLTKARITYRY, from the coding sequence ATGGCAAAACAAGCAGCAATAGAACAAGATGGAACAATTATAGAAGCATTATCAAATGCGATGTTCCGTGTTGAATTAGAAAATGGTCACATTGTGACTGCACACATCTCTGGTAAAATGCGTATGCATTATATTAAGTTGTTACCAGGTGATAAAGTAAAATTAGAAATGAGTCCTTACGATTTAACTAAGGCTCGTATAACTTATAGATATTAA
- a CDS encoding dimethylarginine dimethylaminohydrolase family protein, giving the protein MKLNIKNETSRLRAVVLGSAESNGPIPSIEEAYDPKSIEHIKAGTYPKDEDMVKEMDAVANVFKKYDVTVYRPKVIKDYNQIFSRDIAFVIEDKLIKANILPDREREYEAIHHVIEQVGEDNIIILPDECHVEGGDVMPWNDHIFIGTYSGEDYQDYITARTNMDAVIAIQELFPHKTVKSFELRKSNTEPKDNALHLDCCFQPIGKNKAILHKNGFLLEKEYEWLVDFFGKDNIFEISKEEMYNMNSNVFSISEDVIISEQNFTRLNTWLRINGFTVEEVPYSEIAKQEGLLRCSTMPLIRD; this is encoded by the coding sequence ATGAAGCTAAACATAAAAAACGAAACTTCTAGACTTAGAGCAGTTGTACTAGGCTCGGCTGAAAGTAATGGCCCTATTCCATCTATTGAAGAAGCTTATGATCCTAAATCCATTGAGCATATAAAAGCTGGTACCTATCCAAAAGATGAGGATATGGTTAAGGAGATGGATGCGGTTGCTAACGTGTTTAAGAAATATGATGTTACTGTTTATAGACCTAAAGTTATAAAGGATTATAATCAGATATTTTCTAGAGATATTGCTTTTGTTATAGAAGACAAGTTGATCAAGGCAAATATATTACCAGATAGAGAAAGAGAGTACGAAGCTATTCATCATGTTATTGAGCAAGTCGGTGAAGATAATATTATCATTCTTCCAGATGAATGTCATGTTGAAGGTGGAGATGTAATGCCTTGGAATGATCATATTTTTATTGGGACCTATTCTGGTGAAGACTACCAAGATTATATTACAGCTCGTACAAATATGGATGCTGTAATAGCTATTCAAGAGTTATTTCCGCATAAGACTGTTAAGTCTTTCGAATTAAGAAAATCTAATACAGAACCTAAGGATAATGCATTGCATTTAGATTGTTGTTTTCAGCCTATAGGAAAAAACAAGGCTATACTTCATAAAAATGGTTTTTTGTTAGAAAAAGAGTATGAATGGTTAGTAGATTTCTTTGGAAAAGATAACATATTCGAAATTTCAAAAGAAGAAATGTACAATATGAATAGTAATGTATTTTCAATATCTGAAGATGTTATTATTTCAGAACAAAATTTCACAAGACTTAATACTTGGTTAAGAATTAACGGTTTTACTGTTGAAGAAGTACCTTATTCAGAGATTGCTAAACAGGAAGGTTTATTGCGTTGTTCTACAATGCCTTTGATACGTGATTAA
- the carA gene encoding glutamine-hydrolyzing carbamoyl-phosphate synthase small subunit: protein MKYKSRKKALILLADGTIFHGKSIGKEGSAFGEVCFNTGTTGYQEIFTDPSYYGQLMVTTNAHIGNYGTKEDEIESNDVKIAGLICKNFSFEYSRPAGDASLEEFFEKHNTLAIADVDTRALVSYIRDHGAMNAVISTEVDNIEGLKKQLAEQPEMNGLELASKVSTKEPYYYGDESATHKIAALDIGIKKKILRNLAKRDAYIKVFPYNSKFEDLEAFNPDGYFLSNGPGDPEPLVEAQAVAKEIIEKNKPLFGICLGHQVIALANGISTYKMHNGHRGINHPVKNLITGKGEITSQNHGFAINREETEAHDNVEITHVHLNDNTVAGIKIKDKNCFSVQYHPEASPGPNDSVYLFDQFIENIRNN, encoded by the coding sequence ATGAAATACAAATCACGTAAAAAAGCACTTATTTTATTAGCAGACGGAACAATTTTCCATGGTAAGTCCATTGGTAAGGAGGGATCTGCTTTTGGTGAAGTTTGTTTTAATACTGGTACTACTGGTTATCAGGAAATTTTTACAGATCCATCATATTATGGTCAATTGATGGTGACTACTAATGCACACATTGGAAATTACGGAACAAAAGAAGATGAAATAGAATCTAATGATGTTAAAATCGCTGGATTAATTTGTAAAAATTTTAGTTTTGAATATTCTAGACCTGCTGGTGATGCTTCTTTAGAAGAATTTTTTGAAAAGCACAATACATTAGCTATTGCAGATGTAGATACCAGAGCGTTAGTGAGCTACATTAGAGATCATGGAGCTATGAATGCGGTTATTTCAACAGAAGTAGATAATATTGAAGGTTTAAAGAAACAATTAGCTGAGCAACCAGAAATGAATGGTTTAGAATTAGCATCAAAAGTTTCTACTAAGGAACCATACTACTATGGTGATGAAAGCGCTACACATAAAATAGCAGCTTTAGATATTGGTATAAAAAAGAAGATTCTTAGAAATTTGGCTAAACGAGATGCTTACATTAAAGTATTCCCATATAATTCTAAATTCGAAGATTTAGAAGCGTTTAATCCAGATGGTTATTTTCTTTCTAATGGACCAGGTGATCCTGAACCATTAGTAGAAGCTCAAGCTGTTGCAAAAGAGATTATAGAGAAGAACAAACCTTTATTTGGTATTTGTTTAGGTCACCAAGTTATTGCATTAGCAAATGGAATATCAACTTATAAAATGCATAATGGTCACAGAGGTATTAATCACCCTGTAAAGAATTTAATTACAGGCAAAGGAGAAATCACTTCTCAAAATCATGGATTTGCTATCAATAGAGAAGAAACAGAAGCTCATGATAATGTAGAAATAACACATGTGCATTTAAATGATAATACTGTCGCTGGTATTAAAATTAAAGATAAAAACTGCTTCTCAGTACAATACCATCCAGAAGCTAGTCCTGGACCAAATGATTCAGTCTATTTGTTTGACCAGTTTATTGAGAATATTAGAAATAATTAA
- the ykgO gene encoding type B 50S ribosomal protein L36 codes for MKVRASVKKRSADCKLVRRKGRLYVINKKNPRFKQRQG; via the coding sequence ATGAAAGTAAGAGCATCAGTAAAAAAAAGAAGCGCAGATTGTAAATTAGTGCGCAGAAAAGGTAGACTTTACGTCATTAACAAAAAGAATCCTAGATTCAAACAAAGACAAGGGTAA
- a CDS encoding DNA-directed RNA polymerase subunit alpha, translating to MAILNFQKPDKVIMIDSTDFEGKFEFRPLEPGYGLTVGNALRRVLLSSLEGFAITSVRIEGVDHEFSTISGVVEDVTEMILNLKQVNFKRQIDEIDNETVTISISGQEQITAGDFQKFISGFQVLNTDLVICNLDPKVNINMELTIEKGRGYVPAEENKKASAPIGTIFTDSIYTPIKNVKYSIENFRVEQKTDYEKLVFEIRTDGSINPKDALTEAAKILIHHFMLFSDERITLEADEIAQTETYDEESLHMRQLLKTKLVDMDLSVRALNCLKAAEVDTLGDLVSFNKNDLMKFRNFGKKSLTELEELVNVKGLNFGMDLSKYKLDKD from the coding sequence ATGGCAATATTAAATTTTCAGAAGCCCGATAAAGTAATCATGATTGATTCTACTGATTTCGAAGGTAAGTTTGAATTCAGACCTTTAGAGCCAGGATACGGGTTAACAGTAGGTAATGCTTTAAGAAGAGTATTATTATCTTCTTTAGAAGGTTTCGCAATCACTTCAGTTCGAATTGAAGGTGTAGATCATGAGTTTTCTACAATTTCTGGTGTAGTTGAAGATGTTACTGAAATGATTTTGAACTTAAAGCAAGTAAACTTTAAGCGTCAAATTGATGAAATTGATAACGAAACTGTTACTATTTCTATTTCAGGACAAGAGCAAATTACTGCAGGTGATTTTCAGAAATTTATCTCTGGTTTCCAAGTGTTAAATACAGATTTAGTGATCTGTAACTTAGATCCTAAAGTAAATATTAACATGGAATTGACTATCGAAAAAGGTAGAGGTTATGTTCCTGCTGAAGAAAACAAAAAAGCATCTGCACCAATCGGAACAATTTTTACAGATTCAATTTACACTCCAATAAAGAATGTAAAATATAGTATCGAAAACTTCCGTGTTGAGCAAAAGACAGATTACGAAAAATTAGTTTTCGAAATCAGAACTGATGGATCAATCAATCCTAAAGATGCTTTAACTGAAGCTGCTAAAATATTAATTCACCACTTCATGTTATTCTCTGATGAGCGTATCACTCTTGAAGCTGATGAAATTGCACAGACTGAAACTTATGATGAAGAATCACTTCACATGAGACAACTATTGAAAACTAAGTTAGTTGATATGGATCTTTCTGTTCGTGCATTGAACTGTTTAAAGGCTGCAGAAGTTGATACTCTAGGTGACTTGGTATCATTCAATAAAAACGATTTAATGAAATTCAGAAACTTCGGTAAGAAGTCTTTAACTGAGCTAGAAGAACTAGTGAATGTAAAAGGTTTAAATTTCGGAATGGATTTAAGTAAATATAAATTAGACAAAGACTAA
- the rpsK gene encoding 30S ribosomal protein S11 produces MAKSSTKKRKVIVDAIGEAHITASFNNIIISLTNKKGDVISWSSAGKMGFRGSKKNTPYAAQLAAEDAAGVAKEAGLKKVKVYVKGPGNGRESAIRSIHNAGIEVSEIIDVTPQPHNGCRPPKRRRV; encoded by the coding sequence ATGGCAAAGTCAAGTACTAAAAAACGTAAAGTAATTGTTGATGCAATAGGAGAAGCACATATCACAGCATCTTTTAACAACATCATCATCTCTTTAACAAATAAAAAAGGTGACGTAATTTCGTGGTCATCAGCTGGAAAAATGGGATTTAGAGGTTCTAAAAAGAATACTCCTTATGCTGCTCAATTAGCTGCAGAAGATGCTGCAGGTGTTGCTAAAGAAGCTGGATTAAAGAAAGTTAAAGTTTATGTGAAAGGTCCCGGAAATGGTAGAGAATCTGCTATTAGATCTATACATAACGCAGGTATTGAAGTATCAGAAATCATTGATGTTACTCCACAGCCTCACAACGGTTGCCGTCCACCAAAAAGACGTAGAGTATAA
- the rpsM gene encoding 30S ribosomal protein S13 → MARIAGVDIPKNKRGVISLTYIYGVGRSRAKEILATAKVDESTKVQDWTDGEIGAIRDAVGTFKIEGELRSETQLNIKRLMDIGCYRGIRHRAGLPLRGQRTKNNSRTRKGRRKTVANKKKVTK, encoded by the coding sequence ATGGCAAGAATTGCAGGTGTAGACATACCAAAAAACAAAAGAGGAGTGATCTCTTTAACTTATATCTACGGAGTAGGTAGAAGTAGAGCAAAAGAAATTTTAGCTACTGCTAAAGTTGATGAGAGTACTAAAGTTCAAGATTGGACTGACGGCGAAATTGGAGCAATCCGTGATGCAGTTGGAACTTTTAAAATTGAAGGTGAATTACGTTCTGAAACTCAGTTAAACATTAAGCGATTAATGGATATCGGATGTTACAGAGGTATTCGTCATAGAGCTGGTCTTCCTTTAAGAGGACAACGTACTAAGAACAACTCTCGTACAAGAAAAGGTAGAAGAAAAACGGTTGCTAACAAGAAAAAAGTAACTAAATAA
- a CDS encoding acyl-CoA-binding protein — protein MTSEELDIEFNTAVERVNDHSEPFPADFLLRLYAYYKKATNNYGRPSSKKPIINAFKTNALFQVQDISEDEAKQEYINLVNNYFLYRK, from the coding sequence ATGACATCTGAAGAATTAGATATAGAATTTAATACTGCTGTGGAACGTGTAAACGACCACTCTGAACCTTTCCCTGCTGACTTTTTACTCCGTTTATATGCTTATTATAAGAAAGCCACTAATAATTACGGTCGGCCAAGTAGTAAAAAGCCCATTATAAATGCTTTTAAAACTAATGCTCTTTTTCAGGTACAAGATATTAGTGAAGATGAAGCAAAGCAAGAATATATAAATCTTGTGAATAATTATTTTTTATACCGTAAGTAA
- the eno gene encoding phosphopyruvate hydratase: MSIIINVHARQILDSRGNPTVEVDVTTENGIMGRAAVPSGASTGEHEAVELRDGGDTYMGKGVLKAVENVNAIIAEELLGVSVFEQNAIDQLMIELDGTPNKSKLGANAILGVSLACAKAAANELGMPLYRYVGGVSANTLPVPMMNIINGGSHSDAPIAFQEFMVMPVKAKNFTHAMQMGTEIFHNLKKVLHDRGLSTAVGDEGGFAPNLAGGTEDALDTIGKAVANAGYKLGDDVMIALDCAAAEFYKDGKYDYTIFEGDSGKVRSSKEQADYLAELADKYPIISIEDGMDENDWDGWEYLTEKIGDKVQLVGDDLFVTNVERLSRGIDNGIANSILVKVNQIGTLTETIAAVNMAHNAGYTSVMSHRSGETEDNTIADLAVALNTGQIKTGSASRSDRMAKYNQLLRIEEELGNVAYFPQENAFKLK, from the coding sequence ATGAGCATTATAATTAATGTACACGCAAGACAAATTTTAGACTCAAGAGGAAATCCAACAGTAGAAGTAGATGTGACAACAGAAAATGGAATAATGGGTAGAGCAGCTGTACCGTCAGGTGCATCAACTGGTGAGCATGAAGCTGTAGAGTTAAGAGATGGAGGTGATACTTATATGGGTAAAGGTGTATTAAAAGCTGTTGAGAATGTAAATGCAATAATAGCTGAAGAGTTATTAGGTGTTTCTGTTTTTGAACAAAATGCCATAGATCAATTAATGATAGAATTAGACGGAACTCCAAATAAATCAAAATTAGGTGCTAATGCTATTTTAGGTGTGTCTTTAGCTTGTGCTAAAGCAGCAGCAAATGAATTAGGTATGCCACTATATAGATATGTTGGCGGTGTTTCGGCAAATACCTTACCAGTACCAATGATGAATATCATTAATGGTGGCTCTCATAGTGATGCGCCAATTGCATTTCAAGAGTTTATGGTAATGCCAGTAAAAGCGAAAAACTTTACACATGCAATGCAAATGGGAACTGAGATTTTTCATAACCTTAAAAAAGTATTACACGATAGAGGTTTAAGTACTGCTGTTGGTGATGAAGGTGGTTTTGCACCAAATCTTGCAGGTGGAACTGAAGATGCTTTAGATACCATCGGAAAGGCTGTAGCAAATGCTGGTTATAAACTAGGTGATGATGTTATGATTGCTTTAGATTGTGCAGCAGCTGAGTTCTATAAAGATGGTAAGTATGATTATACAATCTTTGAAGGAGATTCAGGGAAAGTACGTTCAAGTAAAGAACAAGCTGATTATTTAGCTGAATTAGCAGACAAGTATCCAATTATCTCTATTGAAGATGGTATGGATGAAAATGATTGGGATGGTTGGGAATATTTAACAGAGAAGATTGGAGATAAAGTTCAATTAGTAGGCGATGATTTATTCGTAACAAATGTAGAGCGTTTATCACGAGGAATTGACAATGGTATCGCTAACTCTATTTTAGTTAAAGTAAATCAAATAGGAACGTTAACCGAAACTATTGCAGCTGTAAATATGGCACATAATGCTGGTTATACTTCTGTAATGTCGCACAGATCTGGAGAAACTGAGGATAATACTATAGCAGATTTAGCAGTAGCATTAAATACAGGTCAAATTAAAACAGGTTCTGCTTCAAGAAGTGATCGTATGGCAAAATACAATCAGTTATTGCGTATAGAAGAAGAATTAGGCAACGTTGCTTATTTTCCTCAAGAGAATGCCTTTAAATTGAAATAA
- a CDS encoding phosphatidate cytidylyltransferase, which translates to MKELFVRTISGIIYVLLLIGSLYTQESTIILLVVFGILSIAEFSNLIKLKSFIQYIIFSILFAVFWCIVLWKKNLTGSDEAIQILLVITIFVNLILIKDLFTTKKIPLFKSKRFITTTFYLSSGFVFMLLIANYQNSFTPLFLLGAFILVWVNDSAAYLVGKNFGSQKLFPSISPKKTVEGFLGGLFFACISSYFIATYTETLGFTSWLILAIIVSVLGTLGDLIESKFKRQAGVKDSGVIMPGHGGLLDRLDSIIFAAPFIYLFLRIITYVS; encoded by the coding sequence ATGAAAGAGTTATTCGTAAGAACCATTTCTGGTATTATATATGTATTGTTGCTTATTGGTTCTTTATATACTCAAGAATCAACAATAATCCTCTTAGTAGTTTTTGGTATCCTAAGTATAGCAGAGTTTAGTAATCTTATTAAACTTAAGTCTTTTATTCAGTATATAATTTTTAGTATTCTTTTTGCCGTATTTTGGTGTATAGTACTTTGGAAAAAAAATCTTACAGGTAGTGATGAAGCAATACAAATCTTATTAGTCATTACCATTTTTGTAAATTTAATTTTAATAAAAGATTTATTTACGACTAAAAAAATACCCTTATTTAAATCTAAACGTTTCATAACCACAACCTTCTATTTGTCTAGTGGATTTGTTTTTATGTTACTAATTGCAAACTATCAAAATAGTTTTACTCCATTATTTCTTTTAGGAGCATTTATTTTAGTTTGGGTTAATGATAGTGCAGCTTATTTAGTGGGTAAAAACTTTGGAAGCCAAAAATTATTTCCTAGTATATCTCCTAAAAAAACAGTTGAAGGTTTTTTAGGTGGTCTTTTTTTTGCTTGCATATCTAGTTATTTTATTGCGACATATACAGAAACACTTGGATTTACTAGTTGGTTAATTCTTGCTATTATAGTGAGTGTATTAGGTACATTGGGTGATTTAATAGAGTCAAAATTTAAACGTCAAGCTGGTGTTAAGGATAGTGGTGTGATTATGCCAGGTCATGGTGGATTATTAGATAGGCTAGATAGTATTATCTTTGCAGCACCATTTATATATTTATTTTTAAGAATAATAACATATGTTTCATAA
- a CDS encoding LUD domain-containing protein translates to MSLFRKLFGKKDQNEEQIPNQERGKYMPEVKLPVDERFTINFKANGGKFLYCENMEEVKDSFNSILLENKWHEDKVFIIDERLSLLFNDFHLNSTRKISESSYFLSTCEYLISDDGSLLISSNQIAEKKLGELPEHFIVYATTSQLVENIGEGLKGIKEKSKATIPTNITTIKHFKADDDKDFLTYGSSAKNLYLLLLEDL, encoded by the coding sequence ATGAGCTTATTTCGTAAACTCTTCGGTAAAAAAGACCAAAACGAAGAACAAATACCAAATCAAGAGCGTGGCAAATATATGCCAGAAGTTAAGTTGCCTGTAGATGAGCGTTTTACAATAAATTTTAAGGCCAATGGAGGAAAGTTTTTGTACTGTGAAAACATGGAAGAAGTAAAAGATAGTTTCAATTCTATACTACTTGAAAACAAATGGCACGAAGATAAAGTCTTCATAATTGACGAACGTTTGTCTCTACTTTTTAATGATTTTCACCTAAATAGTACTAGAAAAATTTCTGAAAGTTCATATTTTTTATCAACATGTGAGTATTTAATTTCTGATGATGGCTCATTATTAATTTCATCTAATCAAATTGCTGAAAAGAAATTAGGAGAATTGCCGGAACACTTTATCGTCTATGCTACTACTAGCCAACTAGTGGAAAATATTGGTGAAGGTTTAAAAGGTATAAAAGAGAAAAGTAAAGCCACAATTCCTACAAATATTACTACGATTAAGCATTTTAAAGCTGATGATGACAAAGACTTCCTTACTTATGGAAGTAGTGCGAAAAACTTATATCTACTTCTATTAGAAGATTTATAA
- a CDS encoding phosphatidylserine decarboxylase family protein, producing the protein MFHKEGHKIIFITLVIVVGSFFLIDGFITNEWIRKGLMIAVLIFFILILQFFRNPKRHTHANDKQALSPVDGKVVVIEEVMENEVFKDKRIQVSVFMSPINVHVTRFPIGGNISYSKYHPGKYLVAWHPKASEENERTTVVVENESFGKVLYRQIAGALAKRIVNYAKPDNSATQGADSGFIKFGSRVDLFLPLDADIKVVLNQKVRGGESIIAEMK; encoded by the coding sequence ATGTTTCATAAAGAAGGTCATAAAATCATATTCATAACACTTGTCATAGTAGTTGGCTCGTTTTTTTTAATTGATGGATTTATAACTAATGAATGGATAAGAAAAGGTCTTATGATCGCTGTTCTTATTTTCTTTATTTTAATCTTGCAATTTTTCAGAAATCCTAAAAGACATACACACGCTAATGATAAACAAGCATTATCACCTGTAGATGGTAAAGTTGTTGTTATTGAAGAGGTAATGGAAAACGAAGTTTTTAAAGATAAACGCATACAAGTTTCTGTATTTATGTCTCCAATAAATGTACACGTAACACGTTTTCCTATTGGTGGTAATATTAGCTATAGCAAATATCATCCTGGTAAATATTTAGTAGCATGGCATCCAAAAGCTAGTGAAGAGAATGAACGTACAACAGTAGTTGTAGAAAATGAAAGTTTTGGTAAAGTCTTGTATCGTCAGATTGCTGGCGCCCTTGCAAAACGTATTGTCAATTATGCAAAGCCTGATAATTCTGCGACTCAAGGTGCTGATTCTGGATTTATAAAATTTGGTTCGCGAGTAGATTTATTTCTACCTTTGGATGCAGATATTAAAGTAGTACTCAATCAAAAAGTACGTGGTGGTGAAAGTATTATCGCAGAAATGAAATGA